A stretch of Electrophorus electricus isolate fEleEle1 chromosome 3, fEleEle1.pri, whole genome shotgun sequence DNA encodes these proteins:
- the tsfm gene encoding elongation factor Ts, mitochondrial, which yields MAVSILFRSVKTNLAKVNFQKHVQCVHTGCSLLGADKALVVKLRKATGYTFINCKKALEKFNNDIEQAESWLHEQAQMEGWSKAHKLEGRRAKEGLIGLLTQDNAAVMVEVNCETDFVARNEKFQQLVQDVTLATMAHHHSRQQSGYVKSMWSAEDLTKLTMVDGPLVADQLALTIGRLGENISVRRAVSFGIPANWHIGSYVHGAVMEISSMPMGRYGALVVFQGGPEGQAETMGKKLGQHIVGEAPITLGNIEDQSCGESETRLLPQTFLMDPRYTVGQYLRLQNAHVFDFMRYKCGESIAQEVE from the exons ATGGCTGTATCGATTTTGTTTAGGTCTGTCAAGACAAACCTTGCTAAG GTTAACTTTCAGAAACATGTTCAATGTGTGCACACCGGCTGTTCGCTGTTAGGGGCAGATAAAGCTCTTGTGGTGAAGCTGCGCAAAGCTACCGGCTATACCTTCATCAACTGCAAGAAAGCACTGGAGAAATTCAACAACGATATCGAGCAG GCGGAAAGCTGGCTGCACGAGCAGGCTCAGATGGAGGGCTGGAGCAAGGCGCACAAGCTGGAGGGACGCAGGGCTAAGGAGGGACTGATTGGTCTACTCACCCAGGACAACGCAGCCGTCATGGTGGAG GTGAACTGCGAGACGGATTTCGTAGCAAGGAATGAAAAGTTTCAGCAGCTTGTGCAAGATGTCACCTTGGCCACCATGGCCCATCATCACAGTAGGCAACAAAGTGGATATGTAAAG AGTATGTGGTCTGCTGAGGATCTTACCAAGCTCACCATGGTAGATGGTCCACTGGTGGCAGATCAGCTGGCCTTGACTATAG GCCGACTGGGCGAGAACATCTCTGTGAGGCGTGCTGTGTCCTTTGGCATACCTGCTAACTGGCACATTGGCTCATACGTGCACGGAGCAGTGATGGAGATCAGCAGCATGCCCATGGGCCGCTACGGCGCTCTGGTGGTGTTCCAGGGCGGCCCTGAAGGACAGGCTGAGACTATGGGCAAGAAACTGGGCCAGCACATAGTTGGGGAAGCGCCCATCACCCTGGGAAACATAGAGGACCAATCATGTGGAGAATCTGAGACACGACTGCTACCACAGACCTTTCTGATGGACCCCAGATACACTGTGGGACAGTACCTCAGGCTGCAGAATGCACATGTGTTCGATTTTATGCGTTATAAATGTGGCGAAAGCATTGCTCAGGAGGTGGAGTGA
- the endou gene encoding poly(U)-specific endoribonuclease-A isoform X3: protein MDDDSISCVNHCGQEFNGQNLCNCKTKCQEDNNCCPDYHIQCEESLSRVSDSEIQAVSEALYSLDSNRASDSELIIDPQVLISNSETSAKKDLSPHSLFRYVSEASLFSKPTYAAFITLLDNYDRKTGVAESFSPAEVQEQENFLKQTIQNTELGRELYTFLYNKGYYTSWEEFLFDLKMMWFGLYSRSNDKLDSSGFEHVFAGEIKNGKVSGFHNWVRFYLMEKQELLNYYSHSFDGPWLSYPDVLGMQFMWDGYYKQIGSAIIGSSPEFDLAVYTLCYITRPSKKCLLSLGGKQLSIQTYTWDKTNYGNGKKYIASAYPVTPN, encoded by the exons atggatgatG ACTCCATCTCATGTGTGAATCACTGTGGGCAGGAATTCAATGGCCAGAACCTGTGCAACTGTAAAACCAAATGCCAAGAGGACAACAACTGCTGCCCTGACTACCACATTCAGTGTGAAG AGTCTTTGAGTAGAGTCTCTGACTCCGAGATCCAGGCAGTTTCAGAGGCACTCTACAGCTTGGACTCGAACAGAGCCTCTGATTCAGAGCTCATCATTGATCCTCAAGTTCTTATATCGAACTCTGAGACCAGTGCTAAGAAAGACTTATCACCACATTC TTTGTTCAGATATGTGAGTGAGGCCTCCCTGTTCTCCAAACCTACGTACGCAGCCTTTATCACTTTGCTGGATAACTATGACAGGAAGACAGGGGTGGCAGAGAGCTTCAGCCCAGCTGAGGTGCAGGAGCAGGAGAACTTCCTCAAACAGACCATACAGAACACTGAACTGGGCAGAGAGCTCTACACCTTCCTCTACAATAAAG GTTATTACACTTCCTGGGAGGAGTTCCTTTTTGATCTTAAGATGATGTGGTTTGGCCTCTACAGCCGGAGCAATGACAAGTTGGACTCCAGTGGTTTTGAACATGTCTTtgcag GAGAAATCAAGAACGGGAAGGTGTCTGGTTTTCATAACTGGGTAAGGTTTTACCTCATGGAGAAGCAGGAGCTCCTGAATTACTACAGTCACAGCTTTGATGGCCCT TGGCTTTCCTACCCTGATGTACTGGGGATGCAGTTTATGTGGGATGGCTACTACAAGCAGATTGGCTCGGCCATCATTGGCAGCAGTCCCGAGTTTGACCTGGCAGTCTACACCCTCTGTTACATCACACGCCCCAGCAAAAA ATGTCTTCTGAGTTTGGGGGGAAAGCAGCTGTCCATCCAGACTTACACCTGGGATAAGACTAATTATGGGAATGGCAAGAAATACATTGCATCGGCTTACCCTGTCACACCTAATTAA
- the endou gene encoding poly(U)-specific endoribonuclease-A isoform X2, giving the protein MMRIILLLSFILTLISQGYSNSISCVNHCGQEFNGQNLCNCKTKCQEDNNCCPDYHIQCEESLSRVSDSEIQAVSEALYSLDSNRASDSELIIDPQVLISNSETSAKKDLSPHSLFRYVSEASLFSKPTYAAFITLLDNYDRKTGVAESFSPAEVQEQENFLKQTIQNTELGRELYTFLYNKGYYTSWEEFLFDLKMMWFGLYSRSNDKLDSSGFEHVFAGEIKNGKVSGFHNWVRFYLMEKQELLNYYSHSFDGPWLSYPDVLGMQFMWDGYYKQIGSAIIGSSPEFDLAVYTLCYITRPSKKCLLSLGGKQLSIQTYTWDKTNYGNGIKHWLRGRGF; this is encoded by the exons ATGATGAGGATCATTCTGCTTCTTTCATTCATACTTACCCTGATATCTCAGGGTTATAGTA ACTCCATCTCATGTGTGAATCACTGTGGGCAGGAATTCAATGGCCAGAACCTGTGCAACTGTAAAACCAAATGCCAAGAGGACAACAACTGCTGCCCTGACTACCACATTCAGTGTGAAG AGTCTTTGAGTAGAGTCTCTGACTCCGAGATCCAGGCAGTTTCAGAGGCACTCTACAGCTTGGACTCGAACAGAGCCTCTGATTCAGAGCTCATCATTGATCCTCAAGTTCTTATATCGAACTCTGAGACCAGTGCTAAGAAAGACTTATCACCACATTC TTTGTTCAGATATGTGAGTGAGGCCTCCCTGTTCTCCAAACCTACGTACGCAGCCTTTATCACTTTGCTGGATAACTATGACAGGAAGACAGGGGTGGCAGAGAGCTTCAGCCCAGCTGAGGTGCAGGAGCAGGAGAACTTCCTCAAACAGACCATACAGAACACTGAACTGGGCAGAGAGCTCTACACCTTCCTCTACAATAAAG GTTATTACACTTCCTGGGAGGAGTTCCTTTTTGATCTTAAGATGATGTGGTTTGGCCTCTACAGCCGGAGCAATGACAAGTTGGACTCCAGTGGTTTTGAACATGTCTTtgcag GAGAAATCAAGAACGGGAAGGTGTCTGGTTTTCATAACTGGGTAAGGTTTTACCTCATGGAGAAGCAGGAGCTCCTGAATTACTACAGTCACAGCTTTGATGGCCCT TGGCTTTCCTACCCTGATGTACTGGGGATGCAGTTTATGTGGGATGGCTACTACAAGCAGATTGGCTCGGCCATCATTGGCAGCAGTCCCGAGTTTGACCTGGCAGTCTACACCCTCTGTTACATCACACGCCCCAGCAAAAA ATGTCTTCTGAGTTTGGGGGGAAAGCAGCTGTCCATCCAGACTTACACCTGGGATAAGACTAATTATGGGAATG GCATAAAACATTGGCTGAGGGGAAGGGGATTTTAA
- the endou gene encoding poly(U)-specific endoribonuclease-A isoform X1 — protein MMRIILLLSFILTLISQGYSNSISCVNHCGQEFNGQNLCNCKTKCQEDNNCCPDYHIQCEESLSRVSDSEIQAVSEALYSLDSNRASDSELIIDPQVLISNSETSAKKDLSPHSLFRYVSEASLFSKPTYAAFITLLDNYDRKTGVAESFSPAEVQEQENFLKQTIQNTELGRELYTFLYNKGYYTSWEEFLFDLKMMWFGLYSRSNDKLDSSGFEHVFAGEIKNGKVSGFHNWVRFYLMEKQELLNYYSHSFDGPWLSYPDVLGMQFMWDGYYKQIGSAIIGSSPEFDLAVYTLCYITRPSKKCLLSLGGKQLSIQTYTWDKTNYGNGKKYIASAYPVTPN, from the exons ATGATGAGGATCATTCTGCTTCTTTCATTCATACTTACCCTGATATCTCAGGGTTATAGTA ACTCCATCTCATGTGTGAATCACTGTGGGCAGGAATTCAATGGCCAGAACCTGTGCAACTGTAAAACCAAATGCCAAGAGGACAACAACTGCTGCCCTGACTACCACATTCAGTGTGAAG AGTCTTTGAGTAGAGTCTCTGACTCCGAGATCCAGGCAGTTTCAGAGGCACTCTACAGCTTGGACTCGAACAGAGCCTCTGATTCAGAGCTCATCATTGATCCTCAAGTTCTTATATCGAACTCTGAGACCAGTGCTAAGAAAGACTTATCACCACATTC TTTGTTCAGATATGTGAGTGAGGCCTCCCTGTTCTCCAAACCTACGTACGCAGCCTTTATCACTTTGCTGGATAACTATGACAGGAAGACAGGGGTGGCAGAGAGCTTCAGCCCAGCTGAGGTGCAGGAGCAGGAGAACTTCCTCAAACAGACCATACAGAACACTGAACTGGGCAGAGAGCTCTACACCTTCCTCTACAATAAAG GTTATTACACTTCCTGGGAGGAGTTCCTTTTTGATCTTAAGATGATGTGGTTTGGCCTCTACAGCCGGAGCAATGACAAGTTGGACTCCAGTGGTTTTGAACATGTCTTtgcag GAGAAATCAAGAACGGGAAGGTGTCTGGTTTTCATAACTGGGTAAGGTTTTACCTCATGGAGAAGCAGGAGCTCCTGAATTACTACAGTCACAGCTTTGATGGCCCT TGGCTTTCCTACCCTGATGTACTGGGGATGCAGTTTATGTGGGATGGCTACTACAAGCAGATTGGCTCGGCCATCATTGGCAGCAGTCCCGAGTTTGACCTGGCAGTCTACACCCTCTGTTACATCACACGCCCCAGCAAAAA ATGTCTTCTGAGTTTGGGGGGAAAGCAGCTGTCCATCCAGACTTACACCTGGGATAAGACTAATTATGGGAATGGCAAGAAATACATTGCATCGGCTTACCCTGTCACACCTAATTAA
- the sumf1 gene encoding formylglycine-generating enzyme: MASHMHVRKCMNVDMASLLDKFGLILLCFLIVTVRCDIRETEVHSGSESNAQASSGVYSSHCGCQGLKRDDFIEKKNTLSENPGYKYSETANEKPANVPEYDTLTKMLLIEGDWFLMGTDDPGIPQDGEGPQRRVWIDPFYVEEHEVTNKQFQSFVNQTGYVTEAENFGDSFVFEGLLSEEVKSTLSHAVAAAPWWSPVKGADWRHPEGHDSTIADRMDHPVLHVSWADARAYCRWAQRRLPTESEWEFACRGGLQDRLYPWGNKLMPKGLHYANLWQGDFPNHNTAEDGYFHTSPVKSFPANKFGLYDMVGNAWEWTADWWNVHHTRDQQRNPKGPETGTEKVKKGGSYMCHKSYCYRYRCAARSQNTPDSSASNLGFRCAADMKS, encoded by the exons ATGgcttcacacatgcatgtgaggAAGTGCATGAATGTGGACATGGCATCATTACTGGACAAGTTTGGATTaattctgctttgttttttaatcGTCACGGTGCGTTGTGACATAAGAGAGACTGAGGTTCATTCGGGATCAGAGTCAAATGCGCAAGCCTCGTCGGGAGTGTATAGTTCTCACTGCGGCTGTCAAGGGCTGAAGAGAGATGATTTTAtcgagaaaaaaaacacactttctgAAAACCCTGGCTATAAATATTCTGAAACAGCAAATGAAAAGCCTGCTAACGTGCCCGAATATGACACGTTGACTAAG ATGCTGCTGATCGAGGGAGACTGGTTCTTGATGGGCACTGATGATCCAGGGATACCACAGGATGGAGAAGGGCCTCAGAGAAGGGTGTGGATTGACCCGTTTTATGTTGAGGAGCATGAGGTCACGAACAAGCAATTCCAAAGCTTCGTTAACCAAACAGGCTATGTTACAGAG GCGGAGAATTTTGGAGACTCGTTCGTGTTTGAGGGTCTGCTGAGTGAAGAAGTAAAGAGTACTCTGTCCCATgcg GTTgctgctgccccctggtggtcgCCAGTAAAAGGAGCAGATTGGAGACACCCAGAAGGCCATGATTCAACCATTGCAGATAG GATGGATCACCCTGTGCTGCATGTGTCGTGGGCTGATGCTCGGGCCTACTGTCGGTGGGCTCAGCGCAGGCTGCCCACAGAGTCCGAGTGGGAATTTGCCTGCAGGGGCGGTCTGCAGGACAG GTTGTATCCATGGGGGAATAAACTGATGCCAAAAGGCCTCCATTATGCCAACCTGTGGCAGGGAGATTTCCCCAATCACAACACAGCAGAAGATGGATACTTTCACACATCACCA GTGAAGTCATTTCCTGCTAACAAGTTTGGGCTTTATGACATGGTGGGGAATGCTTGGGAGTGGACGGCAGACTGGTGGAACGTTCATCACACCAGGGATCAGCAACGCAACCCA AAAGGACCAGAAACAGGAACGGAGAAAGTCAAAAAAGGAGGCTCCTATATGTGTCACAAG TCGTACTGCTATAGATACAGATGTGCTGCTCGTAGCCAGAACACTCCTGATAGCTCCGCCTCTAACCTGGGCTTCCGCTGTGCAGCTGACATGAAGTCGTGA